From Tachysurus fulvidraco isolate hzauxx_2018 chromosome 10, HZAU_PFXX_2.0, whole genome shotgun sequence, one genomic window encodes:
- the LOC125145771 gene encoding uncharacterized protein LOC125145771 isoform X1 translates to MARLLFIQLVAGIFTLSLQMTSADVVSVHPGENVTLVCSITNYSDIFWFQVTSEELKLVLSAKRGKLDNLFSLSYSVNESHFDVTQNSSLMITGLKETDLGSYYCGAQNTTRVQLGKRITLKFTDKAQNESNSSSAYMDCKTLNIILTCVCFISFLINIICICVFSSRVRGKSLSSLTCCSDTNTNYPAEKEMNLRYATFIHQREPAEKNTLDLGGVIYAGIRHLPA, encoded by the exons ATGGCAAGGCTGCTGTTTATACAGCTTGTAGCTG GTATCTTCACCTTGAGTCTTCAGATGACTTCAGCAGACGTTGTATCTGTTCATCCTGGAGAAAACGTCACTCTTGTCTGCAGCATCACTAATTATTCTGACATATTTTGGTTTCAAGTTACATCTGAGGAGCTGAAACTGGTCCTAAGTGCAAAGAGAGGGAAACTGGACAACCTGTTCTCTCTTAGCTACAGCGTCAATGAGAGTCATTTTGATGTAACTCAAAACAGCAGTTTAATGATTACTGGACTTAAAGAGACAGATTTGGGATCTTATTACTGTGGAGCTCAAAACACGACACGTGTTCAACTTGGGAAACGAATCACACTGAAATTTACAG ACAAAGCACAGAATGAAAGTAATTCCTCATCTGCATATATGGATTGCAAAACTCTAAATATAATCCTAACGTGTGTGTGCTTCATCTCCTTCCTAATTAACAtcatctgtatttgtgtgttcagttcccGAGTGCGAG GAAAGTCACTTTCATCACTCACATGCTGCAGTGACACCAACACCAATTATCCAGCTGAAAAG GAAATGAATCTGCGCTATGCCACTTTTATACACCAAAGAGAACCTGCTGAAAAGAACACGTTAGATTTGGGCGGCGTGATATACGCAGGAATCAGACATCTACCAGCCTGA
- the LOC125145771 gene encoding uncharacterized protein LOC125145771 isoform X2 yields MARLLFIQLVAGIFTLSLQMTSADVVSVHPGENVTLVCSITNYSDIFWFQVTSEELKLVLSAKRGKLDNLFSLSYSVNESHFDVTQNSSLMITGLKETDLGSYYCGAQNTTRVQLGKRITLKFTGKSLSSLTCCSDTNTNYPAEKEMNLRYATFIHQREPAEKNTLDLGGVIYAGIRHLPA; encoded by the exons ATGGCAAGGCTGCTGTTTATACAGCTTGTAGCTG GTATCTTCACCTTGAGTCTTCAGATGACTTCAGCAGACGTTGTATCTGTTCATCCTGGAGAAAACGTCACTCTTGTCTGCAGCATCACTAATTATTCTGACATATTTTGGTTTCAAGTTACATCTGAGGAGCTGAAACTGGTCCTAAGTGCAAAGAGAGGGAAACTGGACAACCTGTTCTCTCTTAGCTACAGCGTCAATGAGAGTCATTTTGATGTAACTCAAAACAGCAGTTTAATGATTACTGGACTTAAAGAGACAGATTTGGGATCTTATTACTGTGGAGCTCAAAACACGACACGTGTTCAACTTGGGAAACGAATCACACTGAAATTTACAG GAAAGTCACTTTCATCACTCACATGCTGCAGTGACACCAACACCAATTATCCAGCTGAAAAG GAAATGAATCTGCGCTATGCCACTTTTATACACCAAAGAGAACCTGCTGAAAAGAACACGTTAGATTTGGGCGGCGTGATATACGCAGGAATCAGACATCTACCAGCCTGA